Proteins from a single region of Lysinibacillus sp. JNUCC-52:
- a CDS encoding VTT domain-containing protein — MGLIQELFSFIMHIDVHLEEIIRDFGNWSYLILFAIVFVETGVVIFPFLPGDSLLFASGTLTAAMGAFDLWVLIPVFLAAAILGDTMNYHIGHKVGTSIPPKSFLGRIVKKERMEAAEKFFNTHGGKTIVIARFMPFIRTFIPFVAGASKMHYSYFLLYNIVGAVLWVFSCTLLGYFFGNIPIIKDNFSVVLILIIFISVVPAVIGAFKSKFGK, encoded by the coding sequence ATAGGACTCATTCAAGAGTTATTTAGTTTTATAATGCATATTGATGTGCATTTAGAAGAAATTATTCGTGATTTTGGTAATTGGAGCTATCTCATTTTATTTGCAATTGTGTTTGTCGAAACAGGTGTTGTTATTTTTCCATTTTTACCTGGTGATTCATTGCTGTTTGCTAGTGGTACATTAACAGCCGCAATGGGTGCCTTTGATTTATGGGTTCTAATTCCTGTATTTTTGGCTGCAGCAATTTTAGGAGATACAATGAATTATCATATAGGTCACAAAGTTGGCACTTCAATTCCACCTAAGAGCTTTTTAGGCCGAATTGTTAAAAAGGAACGTATGGAGGCAGCGGAAAAGTTTTTTAACACACATGGTGGGAAAACAATTGTGATTGCTCGATTCATGCCTTTTATTCGTACGTTTATCCCATTTGTTGCAGGGGCAAGTAAGATGCACTATAGCTACTTTTTACTGTACAATATTGTAGGTGCAGTTTTATGGGTATTCAGCTGTACATTACTTGGTTATTTCTTTGGTAATATCCCTATTATTAAAGATAACTTCTCGGTCGTACTTATTTTAATTATATTTATCTCAGTCGTACCAGCAGTTATCGGCGCTTTTAAATCTAAATTTGGGAAATAA
- a CDS encoding EAL and HDOD domain-containing protein: MEVFIGRQPIFNLHEQVVAYELLYRNKNVNSFPDVDSDAATVDVLVNSFLSIGIDEVTKGKPCFVNFTENLIMSSIVEFLNPSQIVIEILEDVPLTPKLVERVIELKAHGFKIALDDFILNEDVQVYEKLFPHIDYIKVDFLFSSLLERMEIENMVKENFPHIKLLAEKVETQKQFKVAKHSGYELFQGYFFEQPQIIRAMDIPANAIQYFHIISLLKEEEPNVHLLAENIERDISLTYKLLQMINNSNRRSKSKVRSIKQAILLLGLANLRKWIYLLALREFDGKTDSDLFQELMRTSLFRAKVCEKLAKLSYKQNFSEYFLVGMFSLIDTILQRPMSAILQQLPFSEAITETILGGQTEMTPYLEFSIALGKLDWERLEELATQINIEMTSIDLLYNEALEWAETSL; the protein is encoded by the coding sequence ATGGAAGTATTTATCGGAAGACAGCCAATCTTTAATCTTCACGAACAGGTCGTTGCATATGAATTGTTGTATCGAAATAAAAATGTAAATTCATTTCCTGATGTCGATTCGGATGCTGCAACAGTAGATGTGTTAGTGAACTCATTTTTATCAATTGGTATCGACGAGGTGACGAAAGGTAAGCCTTGTTTTGTTAATTTTACGGAAAACCTGATTATGAGTTCAATCGTTGAATTTTTAAATCCTTCTCAAATAGTAATTGAGATTTTAGAGGATGTACCACTAACACCAAAATTAGTTGAGCGTGTCATTGAACTGAAGGCGCATGGATTTAAAATAGCTTTAGATGATTTTATTTTAAACGAAGATGTACAAGTTTATGAAAAACTTTTCCCACATATTGATTATATAAAAGTGGATTTTTTATTTTCCTCTTTGCTTGAACGAATGGAAATTGAAAATATGGTAAAAGAAAATTTCCCCCATATTAAATTGCTTGCTGAAAAAGTAGAAACACAAAAGCAATTTAAAGTAGCTAAGCATTCAGGTTATGAGTTATTCCAAGGTTATTTCTTTGAGCAGCCTCAAATCATTAGAGCAATGGATATACCTGCAAATGCTATTCAATATTTTCATATAATTTCTCTTTTAAAAGAAGAGGAGCCGAATGTTCATCTGTTAGCGGAAAATATAGAACGGGATATATCGTTGACGTATAAATTATTACAAATGATTAATAATTCTAATAGACGATCAAAATCTAAAGTACGTTCAATTAAACAAGCTATACTACTACTTGGTTTAGCCAATCTTCGTAAGTGGATCTATTTATTAGCTTTGCGTGAGTTCGATGGTAAAACAGATTCAGATCTTTTCCAAGAATTAATGCGTACATCATTGTTCAGAGCAAAAGTTTGTGAAAAATTAGCAAAGCTATCATATAAGCAAAACTTTTCAGAGTACTTTTTAGTTGGGATGTTTTCATTAATTGATACGATATTACAAAGACCGATGAGTGCAATTTTACAGCAATTACCTTTTTCAGAGGCAATTACGGAAACAATTTTAGGTGGACAAACTGAAATGACCCCCTATTTAGAATTTAGTATTGCTCTAGGTAAATTAGATTGGGAACGCCTAGAAGAATTAGCAACGCAAATAAATATCGAAATGACAAGTATTGATCTTTTATATAATGAAGCTTTAGAATGGGCAGAAACATCATTATAA
- a CDS encoding YitT family protein, which translates to MNQTQDVKASIVEYVYVIVGAAIVAIGFNVFLLPNQVASGGVSGISTILHGLFGWNPGLVQYAFNIPLFLAGVLILGKKFGVKSFVGTITLPFIVLLTNSWEPWTDNPLLGALFGGIVVGLGIGLVFKGNASTGGTDLLAQIITKYTGLSLGTSVLLIDGIIAISAAIVFDLEKGLYALIGLYVTTKTIDIIQLGFSQSKMVYIITLKQDEVRDAIYAEIDRGVTKLPAIGGYTGEARPVLMVVVYQTEFTKLKQLIKSVDPSAFVIVSDAYEVLGEGFKRA; encoded by the coding sequence ATGAATCAAACACAAGATGTAAAGGCAAGTATAGTGGAATATGTGTATGTAATTGTTGGTGCCGCTATTGTGGCAATTGGTTTTAATGTATTTTTACTACCAAATCAAGTAGCTTCAGGAGGCGTTAGCGGTATAAGTACCATTTTACATGGCTTATTTGGCTGGAATCCTGGACTAGTACAATATGCATTTAATATCCCGTTGTTTTTAGCTGGAGTTCTAATACTTGGTAAAAAGTTTGGCGTAAAGTCTTTTGTTGGCACAATAACGTTACCGTTTATCGTCTTATTAACTAATAGTTGGGAACCGTGGACGGATAATCCTTTACTCGGTGCGCTTTTTGGTGGAATTGTTGTTGGATTAGGAATAGGACTAGTCTTTAAGGGGAATGCTTCTACTGGTGGCACTGATTTACTAGCTCAAATTATTACAAAGTATACCGGTTTATCGCTTGGTACAAGTGTACTATTAATTGATGGAATTATCGCGATTAGTGCAGCAATTGTTTTTGACTTAGAAAAAGGACTCTATGCCTTAATCGGCCTTTATGTCACAACGAAAACGATTGATATCATTCAGCTTGGATTTAGCCAATCGAAAATGGTGTATATTATTACGTTGAAACAAGATGAAGTGCGTGATGCCATATATGCTGAAATTGATCGTGGCGTGACAAAATTGCCTGCCATTGGCGGTTATACAGGAGAAGCACGACCAGTTTTAATGGTTGTTGTCTATCAAACAGAGTTCACAAAGCTGAAACAACTCATTAAAAGCGTTGATCCGTCTGCGTTTGTCATCGTTTCTGATGCTTACGAGGTGTTAGGTGAAGGTTTCAAGCGTGCATAA
- the cccB gene encoding cytochrome c551, with translation MKKAMLTLVFGSAIFLAACGGGGDKNNATGNNDTAAEPDGKAIAMKSCVSCHGGELQGMGNTPALNNVGSRLSEEEILDVINNGRGAMPAGLIKGADAEAVAKWLATQK, from the coding sequence ATGAAAAAAGCAATGTTAACATTAGTGTTCGGTTCAGCAATTTTCTTAGCTGCATGTGGTGGCGGCGGAGATAAAAATAATGCTACGGGTAATAACGATACGGCTGCTGAACCAGACGGTAAAGCTATCGCAATGAAATCATGTGTTTCTTGTCACGGTGGTGAGCTACAAGGTATGGGTAATACACCTGCACTAAACAATGTAGGTTCTCGCTTATCGGAAGAGGAAATTTTAGATGTAATTAACAATGGTCGTGGGGCAATGCCAGCTGGACTTATTAAAGGTGCAGATGCTGAAGCTGTTGCCAAATGGTTAGCAACTCAAAAATAA
- the hprK gene encoding HPr(Ser) kinase/phosphatase: MVVVLTRDVMEKFKLELLGGEEGIGRTITTSDISRPGLEMAGYFTHYPANRVQLLGKTELSFFEMLPANVKLERMRLLCSQDTPAIIISRDLEVPEELIQASNEKHVPVFKTHMTTTKFSSRLTNYLEGRLAPMTAAHGVLVDVYGIGVLIIGKSGVGKSETALELVKKGHRLVADDCVEIRQESENFLIGSPPPLLEHLLEIRGIGIIDIMTLFGASAVRPYKRITLIIELEIWDPAKVYDRLGLEEEKMKIIDTELTKLTIPVRPGRNVSVIIEVAAMNYRLKKMGVNAAEEFSRRLDEVISSTDELDD; this comes from the coding sequence TTGGTCGTAGTATTGACAAGGGATGTAATGGAAAAATTTAAATTAGAACTATTAGGCGGCGAGGAAGGTATAGGAAGAACGATTACTACAAGTGATATTTCTAGACCAGGGTTAGAGATGGCTGGGTATTTTACGCATTATCCTGCAAATCGAGTTCAATTGCTAGGGAAAACAGAACTTTCCTTTTTCGAAATGTTACCAGCAAATGTTAAACTAGAGCGCATGCGTTTACTATGTTCACAGGATACACCTGCGATAATTATCTCCCGTGACCTAGAAGTACCTGAGGAACTAATTCAAGCCTCAAACGAAAAGCATGTACCTGTATTTAAAACACATATGACGACAACGAAATTTTCGAGTAGGCTAACCAATTATTTAGAGGGGCGTTTAGCACCTATGACAGCGGCACACGGTGTGTTAGTCGATGTCTATGGCATTGGTGTGCTTATTATCGGAAAAAGTGGTGTTGGGAAAAGTGAAACAGCGCTAGAACTAGTGAAAAAAGGACATCGATTAGTTGCAGATGATTGTGTTGAAATCCGTCAGGAATCAGAGAACTTTTTAATAGGTAGTCCACCACCTTTATTAGAGCATTTATTGGAAATACGAGGGATCGGTATTATCGATATTATGACACTCTTTGGAGCAAGTGCCGTACGACCATATAAACGTATTACTTTAATTATTGAGTTAGAGATTTGGGATCCTGCCAAAGTATATGATCGTTTAGGTTTAGAAGAAGAGAAAATGAAGATAATTGATACAGAGCTGACAAAACTAACAATCCCAGTTCGACCTGGACGAAATGTATCCGTAATTATCGAAGTGGCAGCAATGAATTACCGTTTGAAAAAAATGGGTGTCAATGCAGCTGAAGAGTTTTCACGACGTTTAGATGAAGTCATTTCTTCAACAGATGAATTAGACGATTAA
- the lgt gene encoding prolipoprotein diacylglyceryl transferase, with translation MDLLLLDINPIAFHLGPIPVRWYGLLIVSGIILAYFVGQREAVKRGLPEDFLADLLLWAVPISIVCARIYYVSMRWDYYSENPGSIIQIWNGGIAIHGALIGAFVTAYIFTRKKGVSFLRVADILAPSLLIGQIIGRWGNFMNQEAFGGPVSRSFLENLMLPDWIINQMYIEELGTYVHPTFLYESAWNFVGLLILLALRKVNLNRGEIFFGYLIWYSIGRFYIEGLRTDSLYLVGDIRSAQVVSIIGIVIGLGAIIYRRLKVKPAVKYLDNK, from the coding sequence ATGGATTTATTACTTTTAGACATTAACCCGATTGCCTTTCATTTAGGGCCAATTCCTGTACGTTGGTACGGACTGTTAATTGTATCGGGGATTATTTTAGCATATTTTGTTGGACAACGAGAGGCTGTAAAACGCGGTTTACCCGAGGATTTTTTAGCTGACTTGTTATTATGGGCAGTACCGATCTCAATCGTCTGTGCACGCATCTATTATGTTTCAATGCGTTGGGATTATTATAGTGAAAATCCAGGCAGCATTATTCAAATTTGGAATGGCGGTATTGCTATTCACGGTGCGCTAATAGGTGCATTTGTGACAGCTTACATATTTACTCGGAAAAAAGGGGTAAGCTTTTTACGCGTGGCAGATATTCTAGCGCCAAGTCTATTAATTGGACAAATTATTGGTCGCTGGGGCAATTTTATGAATCAAGAAGCATTTGGTGGACCAGTGTCACGTTCGTTTTTAGAAAACCTAATGCTTCCAGATTGGATTATTAATCAAATGTACATTGAAGAACTTGGAACATATGTACATCCTACGTTTTTATATGAATCTGCATGGAATTTTGTCGGTTTATTAATTTTACTGGCATTACGGAAAGTGAATTTAAATCGTGGGGAAATTTTCTTTGGTTATTTAATTTGGTATTCAATTGGTCGTTTCTATATAGAAGGTTTACGTACAGATAGTCTATATTTAGTTGGAGATATAAGATCAGCGCAGGTCGTTTCAATTATTGGTATTGTCATTGGTCTTGGAGCAATTATTTACCGACGATTGAAAGTTAAGCCAGCAGTGAAATATTTGGACAATAAGTAA
- the ppaX gene encoding pyrophosphatase PpaX yields the protein MAVKALLFDFDGTLLNTNDLIIQSFMHVLEERFPGQYSPKDCLKFMGPSLKQTFSDLTPGEEEEMMAKYRAWNEPHHDELVTEFPDVVSTLEQLKSMGIKLAIVSTKRNGMIDRGLNILGARHLFDVIVGTDDVQNVKPDPEPVLLALSRLGAVKEEAIMIGDNSHDIEAGHNAGVRAAGVAWSIKGEQYLQQFNPEYMLQHMNDLLDIVKEG from the coding sequence ATGGCTGTAAAAGCATTACTTTTTGATTTTGATGGAACACTATTAAATACAAATGACTTAATTATTCAATCATTTATGCATGTTTTAGAAGAGAGATTTCCCGGGCAATATTCGCCAAAAGATTGCCTAAAATTCATGGGTCCGTCATTAAAACAAACATTTAGTGATTTAACGCCAGGCGAAGAAGAGGAAATGATGGCAAAATATCGCGCTTGGAATGAACCACACCATGATGAGCTTGTAACAGAGTTCCCAGATGTTGTGTCAACGTTAGAGCAATTAAAGTCAATGGGTATTAAATTAGCCATTGTCTCAACTAAGCGTAATGGTATGATTGATCGCGGCTTGAACATTTTAGGTGCTAGACATCTATTCGACGTGATTGTGGGGACAGATGATGTGCAAAACGTGAAGCCAGATCCAGAGCCTGTCTTACTTGCCCTATCACGTCTAGGTGCAGTAAAGGAAGAAGCCATTATGATTGGTGATAATTCTCATGATATTGAAGCTGGTCATAATGCGGGAGTAAGAGCTGCAGGTGTCGCATGGTCAATTAAAGGTGAACAATATTTACAGCAGTTTAACCCAGAGTATATGTTGCAGCATATGAACGATTTACTTGATATTGTGAAAGAGGGGTAA
- a CDS encoding acyltransferase: MARKTERYRVEGANSLWNVYDTVSFWKVMKCFIVIQIGRFTPFLRVKNWLYRTFLKMKIGDQTSIALMVMPDTMFPERIHVGNNTVIGFNTTILAHEYLIEEYRLGDVHIGNEVMVGANSTILPGVTIGDGAIVSAATLVHKDVPAGCLAGGNPMQIIYTAEQMAERKQKEDVQWCTPKK; encoded by the coding sequence ATGGCGCGTAAAACAGAAAGATATCGTGTCGAAGGAGCAAACTCGCTATGGAATGTCTATGATACGGTGTCCTTTTGGAAGGTGATGAAGTGCTTCATTGTCATTCAAATTGGACGCTTCACACCATTTTTACGCGTGAAGAACTGGCTGTATCGCACATTTTTAAAAATGAAAATTGGTGACCAAACATCTATAGCCTTAATGGTCATGCCAGATACGATGTTTCCTGAGCGTATCCATGTCGGCAATAATACTGTCATTGGCTTTAATACGACAATATTAGCACATGAATACTTAATTGAAGAATATCGTCTAGGGGATGTCCATATTGGCAATGAAGTGATGGTAGGTGCTAATTCGACTATTTTACCTGGCGTGACAATAGGAGACGGAGCCATTGTGTCAGCCGCGACACTAGTACATAAGGATGTACCTGCAGGCTGTCTAGCAGGTGGTAACCCGATGCAAATTATTTATACAGCAGAACAGATGGCGGAGCGCAAACAGAAGGAAGATGTGCAATGGTGTACACCGAAAAAGTGA